One window of the Thunnus albacares chromosome 3, fThuAlb1.1, whole genome shotgun sequence genome contains the following:
- the LOC122979827 gene encoding zinc finger protein 878-like → MFEDPELQDPLSLSLNENYGDQNSPCRESKKAPSSPDYTCETPEIQVIIKEEEEGWTVSENHESFGSDVENEDTSAHTCHSHFKACGRDSSVSCGVQRHQRSCSVEECSEESAGPAYCEQSSSATEEQQRHMDSDEKPKLSCIRGNGPGHVSVHQCNNAGEKPFSCAVRETTPGHKRNAKVCERGEEGYAQDQNLDGKQSTSLSTEAEGHQTKISAPYQTDSPERKPLMSHGLKMASANLEDQTLHLTVRLQAGEEEEEEEQDEEIGGLINSDGEVVEWDSRDSPDRGSESTEGPNPSKGVVLSESQLQGQNQRDSSSPTLIMEVVSVGEDEERDEGEDKERVVKMTAVSPVNRGKRRRRKKKAPEVTVVSPDIPDEDKEGPAKRVKRRSRRKISETPQLPSEDLEAEPGISRRTRRKRTFPTTVETEELNSKSLRRAAAKRLYRKRKDAKLSSEGGESTGKKRPGRKMVHVPIEIPPELLKKPKEKIDYHCSVCGKEFPHAYKLERHELIHTGEKPYCCSICGRGFNQKGNLKTHYKVHLGRKGAVDFDDEVNPIASELSEYLKSLPGESRIRSSLHCLECGKDCESQSALQAHHITTHTAAESETVEHSATQLLFCRRCGIQFTEKEKLEEHMKTHVKEKPYSCPDCGKKFINESYIQIHQRIHTGEKPFLCSQCGRGFHTASSLKLHEMQHSEERPFACSICGKKFRINSYLTAHYQTHIKDRPFICCVCGKGYSRAEELKVHHRLHTGERPYECGECGKSFIYRQGLRQHQRTHAGRRIGPTRQLGRPKQQARLDI, encoded by the exons ATGTTTGAG GATCCTGAACTCCAAGATCCATTATCACTGAGTCTAAATGAAAACTATGGTGACCAGAATTCACCATGTCGTGAGTCAAAAAAAGCACCGTCAAGCCCCGACTACACCTGCGAGACACCTGAGATTCAAGTAATCatcaaagaggaagaggaaggctGGACTGTGAGTGAAAATC ATGAGAGCTTCGGCTCGGACGTAGAGAACGAGGATACTTCCGCACACACTTGTCATTCCCACTTCAAAGCATGTGGGAGGGACAGCTCCGTTTCATGTGGAGTACAGAGACACCAGAGATCCTGTTCTGTGGAGGAATGCTCTGAGGAGTCCGCCGGTCCCGCTTACTGTGAGCAAAGTTCCTCTGCAACAGAGGAGCAACAGAGACACATGGATTCAGATGAGAAACCTAAGCTTTCGTGTATTCGCGGAAACGGGCCGGGACATGTGTCTGTGCATCAGTGCAATAACGCAGGAGAGAAACCTTTCTCCTGCGCAGTACGTGAGACGACCCCCGGTCACAAAAGGAACGCGAAAGTCTgcgagagaggggaggagggttACGCTCAAGACCAGAATCTTGACGGAAAACAAAGCACATCTTTGTCAACAGAAGCAGAAGGACATCAGACCAAAATATCAGCACCTTACCAAACA GATTCTCCTGAACGTAAACCCTTAATGTCACACGGACTCAAGATGGCATCTGCAAACTTAGAGGACCAAACGCTCCATCTGACTGTCAGGCTGCAAGcgggggaagaggaggaagaggaagaacaagACGAAGAAATCGGTGGTTTAATCAACTCTGATGGCGAAGTGGTGGAGTGGGATAGCA GAGACAGTCCCGACAGAGGCTCTGAAAGCACAGAAGGTCCCAACCCAAGCAAG GGTGTCGTCCTGTCAGAGTCTCAGCTGCAAGGCCAAAACCAGAGAGACAGCAGTAGTCCAACACTCATCATGGAAGTTGTGTCTGTGGGGGAAGATGAAGAAAGGGATGAAGGGGAGGATAAAGAGAGAGTAGTGAAGATGACAGCTGTTTCGCCAGTAAATCGTG GAAAGAGACgcaggaggaagaaaaaggcTCCTGAGGTAACGGTGGTATCGCCGGACATCCCAGATGAAGATAAAGAAGGTCCTGCAAAACGTG TCAAAAGAAGGAGCAGAAGAAAGATTTCAGAAACTCCACAGTTGCCAAGTGAAGATTTGGAGGCAGAGCCAGGAA TATCAAGGCGCACCAGGAGAAAGAGAACGTTCCCTACAACGGTGGAAACAGAAGAACTAAACTCAAAAAGTCTCCGTCGTGCGGCGG CAAAGAGActttacagaaaaagaaaagacgcCAAACTGTCTTCTGAAGGAGGCGAAAGTACAG GGAAGAAGCGTCCCGGCAGAAAGATGGTTCACGTACCGATAGAAATACCTCCTGAGCTCCTGAAGAAGCCCAAAGAGAAGATAGACTACCACTGCTCAGTGTGTGGCAAAGAGTTCCCTCATGCCTACAAACTAGAGAGACACGAGCTGatccacacaggagagaaaccttACTGCTGCTCCATCTGTGGTCGTGGTTTCAACCAGAAGGGAAACCTCAAAACACACTACAAAGTCCACTTAG GTCGAAAGGGTGCTGTGGATTTTGACGACGAGGTGAACCCCATAGCGTCAGAACTCTCTGAATACTTGAAGTCTCTGCCGGGGGAGTCGAGGATCAGGTCGTCCCTTCATTGCCTGGAGTGCGGAAAGGACTGTGAGAGTCAGTCAGCTCTACAAGCACACcacatcaccacacacacagccgcTGAATCGGAAACGGTCGAGCACAGCGCAACGCAGCTTCTCTTCTGCCGCCGCTGTGGCATTCAGTTCACCGAGAAAGAGAAGCTGGAAGAACACATGAAAACCCACGTGAAGGAGAAGCCCTACTCGTGCCCCGACTGCGGCAAAAAGTTCATCAACGAAAGCTACATACAGATCCACCAGCGCATCCACACCGGGGAGAAACCTTTCCTCTGTTCCCAGTGCGGAAGAGGCTTCCACACCGCTTCCTCTCTCAAGCTGCACGAGATGCAGCACTCCGAGGAGAGGCCGTTCGCCTGCTCCATCTGCGGGAAGAAGTTTCGGATAAACTCGTACCTAACAGCACATTACCAGACCCACATTAAAGACAGACCTTTCATTTGTTGCGTCTGTGGGAAAGGCTACTCCAGAGCCGAGGAACTGAAGGTGCACCACAGGCTGCACACCGGGGAGAGACCCTACGAGTGCGGAGAATGCGGGAAGAGTTTCATTTATCGCCAGGGTCTGCGACAGCATCAGCGCACACACGCCGGAAGGCGCATCGGGCCGACCAGACAGCTCGGTAGACCGAAGCAACAGGCCAGGCTGGACATCTAG